A stretch of the Luteimonas sp. JM171 genome encodes the following:
- the nusA gene encoding transcription termination factor NusA: MSKELLMVVDAVANEKGVPESVILDAIEAALATAAKKRYPEQDVLIRVAIDPKDGSYETFRRWEVVADDEVMESPDHQIRLMDAAEEAEGVEVGDYIEEQIENAEFGRIAAQAAKQVIVQRVREAERAQVVDAWKDRVGELVTGVVKRVERGNVYVDLGGNAEALIPKDKAIPRDIVRAGDRIRGYLYDVRSEPRGPQLFISRAAPEFMMELFKLEVPEVGQGLVEIKACARDPGDRAKIAVVAYDNRTDPIGACIGMRGSRVQAVSNELNGERVDIVLWSDNPAQFVINAMAPAEVQSIVVDEEKHSMDLAVAEELLAKAIGKGGQNVRLASRLTGWQLNVMTQDQVIEKTEAEQAVARELFQEKLEVDEEIASILVAEGFSSVEEIAYVPVGELLAIEGFDEDIVEELRARARDVLLNDALAFEEELNENAPAEDLLALEGMDEVLAYSLASHGVRTSEDLSDLGTDELLEFNIEGLDEERAAALILAARAGEIARLEAEG, encoded by the coding sequence ATGAGCAAGGAACTTCTGATGGTCGTCGACGCGGTCGCCAACGAAAAGGGCGTGCCGGAGTCGGTGATCCTTGACGCGATCGAAGCGGCCCTGGCGACCGCGGCGAAGAAGCGTTACCCCGAGCAGGATGTGCTGATCCGGGTGGCGATCGACCCGAAGGACGGCAGCTACGAGACCTTCCGCCGCTGGGAAGTGGTGGCCGATGACGAGGTGATGGAGTCGCCTGACCACCAGATCCGCCTGATGGACGCGGCCGAGGAGGCCGAGGGCGTGGAGGTCGGCGACTACATCGAGGAGCAGATCGAGAACGCCGAGTTCGGGCGCATTGCCGCGCAGGCCGCCAAGCAGGTGATCGTGCAGCGCGTGCGCGAGGCGGAGCGCGCCCAGGTGGTCGATGCCTGGAAGGATCGCGTCGGCGAGCTCGTGACCGGCGTGGTCAAGCGCGTGGAGCGCGGCAACGTCTACGTGGACCTGGGCGGCAACGCCGAGGCGCTGATCCCCAAGGACAAGGCGATCCCGCGCGACATCGTGCGCGCCGGCGACCGCATCCGCGGCTACCTCTACGACGTGCGCAGCGAGCCCCGCGGGCCGCAGCTGTTCATCAGCCGCGCCGCGCCCGAATTCATGATGGAGCTGTTCAAGCTCGAGGTGCCCGAAGTCGGCCAGGGCCTGGTCGAGATCAAGGCCTGCGCCCGCGACCCGGGTGACCGCGCCAAGATCGCGGTGGTGGCCTACGACAACCGCACCGATCCGATCGGCGCCTGCATCGGCATGCGCGGATCGCGCGTGCAGGCGGTGTCCAACGAGCTCAACGGCGAGCGCGTCGACATCGTGCTGTGGTCGGACAACCCGGCGCAGTTCGTCATCAACGCGATGGCGCCGGCGGAAGTCCAGTCGATCGTGGTCGACGAGGAAAAGCACTCGATGGACCTGGCGGTGGCCGAGGAGCTGCTGGCCAAGGCGATCGGCAAGGGCGGGCAGAACGTGCGCCTGGCCAGCCGCCTGACCGGCTGGCAGCTCAACGTGATGACCCAGGACCAGGTGATCGAGAAGACCGAGGCCGAGCAGGCCGTGGCACGCGAACTGTTCCAGGAGAAGCTGGAGGTCGACGAGGAGATCGCGAGCATCCTGGTGGCCGAAGGATTCAGCTCGGTTGAGGAAATCGCCTATGTCCCGGTTGGCGAGCTGCTGGCGATCGAGGGCTTCGACGAGGACATCGTCGAGGAACTGCGCGCCCGCGCCCGCGACGTGCTGCTGAACGATGCGCTGGCGTTCGAGGAGGAGCTGAACGAGAACGCTCCCGCCGAGGACCTGCTGGCGCTGGAGGGCATGGACGAGGTCCTCGCCTATTCGCTCGCCTCGCATGGCGTGCGCACCAGCGAAGACCTGTCGGACCTGGGCACGGACGAGCTGCTCGAGTTCAACATCGAGGGGCTGGACGAGGAGCGCGCCGCGGCGCTGATCCTGGCCGCACGCGCCGGTGAGATCGCCAGGCTGGAGGCGGAAGGCTGA
- the infB gene encoding translation initiation factor IF-2 has protein sequence MSQQTTIRKLAALVNTPVEKLLEQLAEAGMEFSDPDQVVTSTEKVKLLGFLRRTHGKAGKSGADPVAPRKITLSRNRKHELTVGGGKNRQTVDVLVRKKVVLDKPGEQDAAAAAANGDDERAEILRKLEESRQRNREEQQRLEEEDRRRAEEAERKRKEEEAEAERLRLEAEQAAAAAAAEESGGRKTGHGKPAPAREERGGHRQKQHRGSHAMVRGVEDDEGAARFAGQLHLSAADRARRSSARKSRPRRQVEQSRSGAGPHGFERPTAPVVREVEIGDAITVADLAQKLAMKGGDVVKALFKMGVMATINQSIDHDTAVLVTEELGHKAVRAESDDAESELIAQVSETTGEAVPRPPVVTIMGHVDHGKTSLLDHIRSTRVATGEAGGITQHIGAYHVETDKGVVSFLDTPGHAAFSSMRARGAKLTDIVVIVVAADDGVMPQTVEAIQHARGAEVPLIIAINKIDKSTADPSRIKNELLEHDVVAEEFGGDIQMVEISAKTGLGIDDLLDAILLQAELLELKAVAEGRATGTVIESSLDKGRGPVATVLVQQGQLNKGDFMVCGVHFGRVRALFDESGKNVDSAGPSIPVQVLGLSGVPDAGDDFVVVEDERLAKEVAEQREAKRRETRLVQAAGNRMEDIMAQMGQAEQLQLNLVIKADVQGSVEALKQALTALSNDQIRINIIVSGVGGITESDANAAATANATIIGFNVRADASARKVIETHNLDLRYFSIIYDVIDQVKQVASGILGVEIREEIIGVAEVREVFRSSKFGAVAGCMVVEGVVRRDRGIRVLRDNTVIFEGELESLRRFKENVDEVRENTECGIGVKAYNDVQPGDRIECYERIEVQRTL, from the coding sequence ATGTCGCAACAAACCACCATCCGCAAGCTGGCCGCCCTGGTGAACACACCGGTCGAGAAACTGCTCGAACAGCTGGCCGAGGCCGGCATGGAGTTCAGTGATCCCGACCAGGTCGTGACCAGCACCGAGAAGGTGAAACTGCTGGGCTTCCTTCGGCGCACCCATGGCAAGGCCGGCAAGTCCGGCGCCGATCCGGTGGCGCCCCGGAAGATCACCCTCAGCCGCAACCGCAAGCATGAGCTTACCGTTGGCGGTGGCAAGAACCGCCAGACGGTCGACGTGCTGGTGCGCAAGAAGGTCGTGCTCGACAAGCCGGGCGAGCAGGACGCTGCCGCGGCCGCCGCCAACGGCGACGACGAGCGCGCCGAGATCCTGCGCAAGCTCGAGGAGTCGCGCCAGCGCAACCGCGAGGAGCAGCAGCGGCTGGAAGAAGAAGACCGCAGGCGCGCCGAGGAAGCCGAGCGCAAGCGCAAGGAAGAAGAGGCCGAAGCCGAGCGCCTGCGCCTGGAAGCCGAGCAAGCCGCTGCCGCGGCCGCGGCGGAGGAGAGCGGTGGTCGCAAGACCGGCCACGGCAAGCCTGCGCCGGCGCGCGAGGAGCGCGGGGGCCACAGGCAGAAGCAGCATCGCGGCTCGCATGCGATGGTCCGCGGCGTGGAGGACGACGAAGGCGCTGCGCGTTTCGCCGGCCAGCTGCACCTGAGCGCGGCCGATCGCGCGCGCCGCTCGAGCGCCCGCAAGTCCCGGCCGCGCCGCCAGGTCGAGCAGTCCCGCTCCGGGGCCGGGCCGCATGGTTTCGAGCGGCCCACCGCGCCGGTGGTGCGCGAGGTCGAGATCGGTGACGCCATCACGGTGGCCGACCTCGCCCAGAAGCTGGCCATGAAGGGCGGCGACGTGGTCAAGGCCCTGTTCAAGATGGGCGTGATGGCGACCATCAACCAGTCGATCGACCACGACACCGCGGTGCTGGTGACCGAGGAACTGGGGCACAAGGCGGTGCGCGCCGAGAGCGATGACGCCGAGAGCGAGCTGATCGCGCAGGTGTCGGAGACCACCGGCGAAGCGGTTCCGCGCCCGCCGGTCGTGACCATCATGGGCCACGTCGACCACGGCAAGACTTCGCTGCTGGACCACATCCGCAGCACCCGGGTGGCCACCGGCGAAGCCGGCGGCATCACCCAGCACATCGGTGCCTACCACGTGGAGACCGACAAGGGCGTGGTGAGCTTCCTGGACACCCCGGGCCACGCGGCGTTCTCGTCGATGCGTGCGCGCGGCGCCAAGCTGACCGACATCGTGGTCATCGTGGTGGCCGCCGACGACGGCGTCATGCCGCAGACGGTCGAGGCGATCCAGCATGCGCGCGGGGCCGAGGTGCCGCTGATCATCGCCATCAACAAGATTGACAAGTCCACCGCCGATCCGTCGCGGATCAAGAACGAGCTGCTCGAACACGACGTCGTGGCCGAGGAGTTTGGTGGCGACATCCAGATGGTCGAGATCTCGGCCAAGACCGGGCTGGGCATCGACGACCTGCTGGACGCGATCCTGCTGCAGGCCGAACTGCTGGAACTCAAGGCGGTGGCCGAAGGCCGCGCCACCGGGACCGTCATCGAATCTTCGCTGGACAAGGGCCGTGGCCCGGTGGCCACCGTGCTGGTCCAGCAGGGCCAGCTCAACAAGGGCGACTTCATGGTCTGCGGCGTGCACTTCGGCCGCGTCCGCGCCCTGTTCGACGAAAGCGGCAAGAACGTCGACAGCGCCGGGCCGTCGATCCCGGTCCAGGTCCTGGGCCTGTCGGGCGTGCCCGACGCGGGCGACGACTTCGTGGTGGTCGAGGACGAGCGCCTGGCCAAGGAAGTGGCCGAGCAGCGCGAGGCCAAGCGGCGCGAGACGCGCCTGGTGCAGGCCGCCGGCAACCGCATGGAAGACATCATGGCGCAGATGGGCCAGGCCGAGCAGCTGCAGCTCAACCTGGTCATCAAGGCCGACGTGCAGGGTTCGGTGGAGGCGCTCAAGCAGGCCCTCACCGCACTGTCCAACGACCAGATCCGGATCAACATCATCGTTTCCGGCGTGGGCGGCATCACCGAATCCGACGCCAACGCGGCGGCGACGGCGAACGCCACCATCATCGGCTTCAACGTCCGTGCCGATGCGTCGGCGCGCAAGGTCATCGAGACCCACAACCTGGACCTGCGCTACTTCTCGATCATCTACGACGTGATCGACCAGGTGAAGCAGGTGGCTTCGGGCATCCTGGGCGTGGAGATCCGCGAGGAGATCATCGGCGTGGCCGAGGTGCGCGAGGTGTTCCGCAGCTCCAAGTTCGGCGCGGTCGCGGGCTGCATGGTCGTGGAAGGTGTGGTCCGCCGCGACCGCGGCATCCGCGTGCTGCGTGACAACACGGTCATCTTCGAGGGCGAACTGGAGTCGCTGCGCCGGTTCAAGGAGAACGTCGACGAGGTGCGTGAGAACACCGAGTGCGGCATCGGCGTGAAGGCGTACAACGACGTCCAGCCGGGTGACCGCATCGAGTGCTACGAGCGCATCGAGGTCCAGCGGACGCTGTAA
- the rbfA gene encoding 30S ribosome-binding factor RbfA: protein MKPFARTDRISAQLRRELGTLVRAAVDEHRLPSVSVSDVEVTRDLAHAKVFVTALQADRSKEALSGLKALAGEIRYRLARQVKLRHVPELHFHYDDSMDRGERIDALLRDSAPARDDREG, encoded by the coding sequence ATGAAGCCGTTCGCACGCACCGACAGGATCTCGGCCCAGCTCCGCCGCGAGCTGGGCACGCTGGTGCGCGCGGCGGTGGACGAGCACCGGCTGCCTTCGGTCAGCGTCTCGGACGTGGAGGTCACGCGCGACCTCGCGCATGCCAAGGTGTTCGTGACCGCGCTGCAGGCGGACCGCTCCAAGGAAGCCCTGTCCGGCCTCAAGGCGCTGGCCGGGGAGATCCGCTACCGGCTGGCCCGCCAGGTCAAACTCCGGCACGTGCCGGAGCTCCACTTCCACTACGACGATTCAATGGACCGCGGCGAGCGCATCGATGCGCTCCTGCGCGATTCCGCGCCCGCCCGGGACGACCGCGAGGGCTGA
- a CDS encoding hexameric tyrosine-coordinated heme protein, giving the protein MKYATTALALVLAAALPAAFAAGPENAMQAGSAEDYVPSLVTDTPLEGRQLAITLVRKTIGEIQRDPAAKQRVREKYEEDPQMLMQAAAMVTAEFRIIAEANDYWRDRKGEDD; this is encoded by the coding sequence ATGAAGTACGCCACAACAGCCCTTGCCCTGGTCCTGGCCGCGGCGTTGCCCGCCGCCTTTGCAGCCGGGCCGGAGAACGCGATGCAAGCCGGCTCCGCGGAGGATTATGTTCCAAGCCTGGTCACCGACACGCCGCTGGAAGGTCGCCAGCTGGCCATCACCCTGGTACGGAAGACGATTGGCGAGATCCAGCGCGATCCCGCCGCCAAGCAGCGCGTGCGCGAAAAGTACGAAGAGGATCCGCAGATGCTGATGCAGGCGGCGGCGATGGTCACCGCCGAATTCCGGATCATTGCCGAGGCCAACGACTACTGGCGCGACCGGAAGGGCGAAGACGACTGA
- the truB gene encoding tRNA pseudouridine(55) synthase TruB, whose protein sequence is MSRRNSSRFRKLDGILLLDKPQGPSSSQALQRARRLFGAEKGGHTGSLDPLATGLLPLCFGEATKIAGGLLGARKAYDTVARLGAVTDTDDAQGEVLRERPVPALDLATIDAALQKLTGRLMQRPPIYSALKRGGEPLYAKARRGEAVEVEPREVDVHEFNLLSANDLLDGGEPLLRLHVECGSGTYVRSLVRDLGELLGCGAHVAELRRLWVDPFRSPKMWTFDELEALAARGRDSLDACLLPVEAGMVAWPTVTLDPAQARSLSFGQAVDGAFAPRGEVAVFNGQGRALGLGMVDGEGCLRPRRLFSWACTQPAADPPAL, encoded by the coding sequence ATGTCCCGACGCAATTCCAGCCGTTTCCGCAAACTCGACGGAATCCTGCTGCTCGACAAACCGCAGGGCCCAAGTTCCAGCCAGGCGCTGCAGCGCGCCCGCCGCCTGTTCGGCGCGGAGAAGGGCGGCCACACGGGCAGCCTGGACCCGCTCGCCACCGGCCTGTTGCCACTGTGCTTCGGTGAGGCGACCAAGATCGCGGGCGGGCTCCTGGGCGCGCGCAAGGCCTACGACACGGTGGCCCGGCTGGGCGCCGTCACCGACACCGATGATGCGCAGGGCGAAGTGCTGCGCGAGCGCCCGGTGCCGGCGCTGGACCTGGCCACGATCGACGCCGCCCTGCAAAAGCTGACCGGCCGGCTGATGCAGCGGCCGCCCATCTACTCCGCGCTCAAGCGCGGCGGCGAGCCGCTGTATGCCAAGGCGCGCCGCGGTGAAGCGGTGGAAGTGGAACCGCGGGAGGTGGACGTCCACGAATTCAACCTGCTGTCGGCCAATGACCTGCTGGATGGCGGCGAGCCACTGCTCCGGCTGCACGTGGAGTGTGGTTCCGGCACCTACGTGCGCAGCCTGGTGCGCGACCTGGGGGAATTGCTGGGCTGCGGCGCCCATGTCGCGGAGCTGCGCCGGCTGTGGGTCGACCCGTTCCGCTCGCCGAAGATGTGGACCTTCGACGAATTGGAAGCCTTGGCTGCGCGGGGTCGTGACAGCCTGGATGCGTGCCTGCTCCCGGTGGAAGCGGGAATGGTGGCCTGGCCCACGGTGACGCTGGATCCGGCGCAGGCGCGGAGCCTGTCGTTCGGCCAGGCGGTGGATGGCGCCTTCGCGCCCAGGGGCGAGGTGGCGGTGTTCAACGGGCAGGGGCGGGCGCTCGGGCTGGGCATGGTGGATGGGGAAGGGTGCCTGCGTCCGCGCCGGCTGTTCTCATGGGCCTGCACCCAGCCCGCGGCCGATCCCCCAGCCTTGTGA
- the rpsO gene encoding 30S ribosomal protein S15 yields the protein MSIDNSKIIEEHKRGDNDTGSPEVQIALLSARIAHLTEHFKTHKKDHHSRRGLLQMVNRRRRLLDYLHRKDAARYRELIEKLGLRR from the coding sequence ATGTCCATCGACAACAGCAAGATCATCGAAGAACACAAGCGCGGTGACAACGACACCGGCTCCCCGGAAGTCCAGATCGCCCTGCTCAGCGCGCGCATCGCGCACCTGACCGAGCACTTCAAGACCCACAAGAAGGACCACCACAGCCGGCGCGGCCTGCTGCAGATGGTCAACCGCCGCCGGCGGCTGCTCGACTACCTCCACCGCAAGGACGCCGCGCGCTATCGCGAGCTGATCGAGAAGCTCGGCCTGCGCCGGTAA
- the pnp gene encoding polyribonucleotide nucleotidyltransferase, giving the protein MSKVTKSFQYGNRTVTLETGEIARQAGGAVVVKCEGTVLLVTAVANKTAREGQDFFPLTVDYQEKFYAGGRIPGGFFKREGRATEKETLISRLIDRPIRPLFPDGFRNEVQVIATVMSLNPEVDGDIPALIGASAAVALTGAPFAGPIGAAKVGYKDGQYLLNPTTTELEDSDLELVVAGTKDAVLMVESEANELSEEVMLGAVMFGHQQMQVAIDTINELVAEAGKPKWEWEAPAPSEGLVDTLRNAIGQGLNEAFKISDKLVRRDTISNLRKQILETLAPEAEEKSWTEGELAKQFGEHEYQTMRRSVLETKVRIDGRAPDEVRPITSKVGILPRVHGSALFTRGETQAIVVTTLGTARDGQIIDAVGGEYKEHFLFHYNFPPYSVGEAGRMMGPKRREIGHGRLAKRGVLAVMPTMEDFPYTIRVVSEITESNGSSSMASVCGASLALMDAGVPIKAPVAGIAMGLVKEGDDYVVLSDILGDEDHLGDMDFKVAGTENGVTALQMDIKIEGITEDIMKVALDQAKRGRLHILGEMASALTAPRQELSEYAPRLLTIKIHPDKIREVIGKGGATIQGITKETGTQIDIQDDGTIVIASVNAAAAQAAKDRIEQITSDVEPGRVYEGKVVKIMDFGAFVTILPGKDGLVHVSQISSERVEKVSDKLTEGDVVMVKVLEVDKQGRIRLSMKAVEEGEGAEG; this is encoded by the coding sequence GTGTCGAAAGTTACCAAGAGCTTCCAGTATGGCAATCGTACGGTCACCCTGGAGACCGGCGAGATCGCCCGCCAGGCAGGCGGCGCGGTCGTGGTCAAGTGCGAGGGCACCGTGCTGCTCGTGACCGCCGTGGCCAACAAGACTGCGCGTGAAGGGCAGGATTTCTTCCCGCTGACCGTCGATTACCAGGAGAAGTTCTACGCAGGCGGGCGCATCCCCGGCGGTTTCTTCAAGCGCGAAGGCCGCGCCACCGAGAAGGAAACCCTGATTTCCCGCCTGATCGACCGCCCGATCCGTCCGCTGTTCCCCGACGGTTTCCGCAACGAGGTGCAGGTCATCGCCACGGTGATGTCGCTGAACCCGGAAGTGGACGGTGACATCCCGGCGCTGATCGGCGCTTCTGCCGCCGTCGCCCTCACGGGCGCGCCCTTCGCCGGCCCGATCGGCGCGGCCAAGGTTGGCTACAAGGACGGCCAGTACCTGCTCAACCCGACCACTACCGAGCTCGAGGATTCGGACCTTGAACTGGTCGTGGCGGGCACGAAGGACGCCGTGCTGATGGTGGAATCGGAGGCCAATGAGCTGTCCGAGGAAGTGATGCTGGGCGCGGTGATGTTCGGCCACCAGCAGATGCAGGTGGCCATCGATACCATCAACGAGCTGGTTGCCGAAGCGGGCAAGCCGAAGTGGGAGTGGGAAGCCCCGGCGCCGAGCGAAGGCCTGGTGGACACCCTGCGCAACGCCATCGGCCAGGGCCTGAACGAGGCCTTCAAGATCAGTGACAAGCTGGTCCGCCGCGACACCATCTCGAACCTGCGCAAGCAGATCCTCGAGACCCTGGCCCCGGAGGCCGAGGAAAAGTCCTGGACCGAGGGCGAGCTGGCCAAGCAGTTTGGCGAGCACGAGTACCAGACCATGCGCCGCTCGGTGCTGGAGACCAAGGTGCGCATCGACGGCCGCGCGCCGGACGAAGTGCGCCCGATCACCTCCAAGGTGGGCATCCTGCCGCGCGTGCACGGATCGGCCCTGTTCACCCGCGGCGAGACCCAGGCGATCGTGGTCACCACCCTGGGCACCGCCCGCGACGGCCAGATCATCGACGCCGTTGGCGGCGAGTACAAGGAACACTTCCTGTTCCACTACAACTTCCCGCCTTACTCGGTGGGCGAGGCCGGCCGCATGATGGGCCCCAAGCGCCGTGAAATCGGCCACGGCCGCCTGGCCAAGCGCGGCGTGCTGGCCGTGATGCCGACCATGGAAGACTTCCCGTACACCATCCGCGTGGTGTCGGAGATCACCGAATCCAACGGCTCCTCGTCGATGGCTTCGGTCTGCGGCGCCTCGCTGGCGCTGATGGATGCGGGCGTGCCGATCAAGGCGCCAGTGGCGGGTATCGCCATGGGCCTGGTGAAGGAAGGCGACGACTACGTCGTGCTCTCCGACATCCTCGGCGACGAGGACCACCTGGGCGACATGGACTTCAAGGTGGCCGGTACCGAGAACGGCGTGACCGCCCTGCAGATGGACATCAAGATCGAGGGCATCACCGAGGACATCATGAAGGTGGCGCTTGACCAGGCCAAGCGTGGCCGGCTTCACATCCTGGGCGAGATGGCCAGTGCGCTGACCGCGCCGCGCCAGGAACTGAGCGAGTACGCCCCGCGCCTGCTGACCATCAAGATCCATCCGGACAAGATCCGCGAGGTGATCGGCAAGGGCGGTGCCACCATCCAGGGCATCACCAAGGAGACCGGCACCCAGATCGACATCCAGGACGACGGCACCATCGTCATCGCCTCGGTCAACGCGGCTGCCGCGCAGGCCGCCAAGGACCGCATCGAGCAGATCACCTCGGACGTGGAGCCGGGCCGGGTCTACGAGGGCAAGGTGGTCAAGATCATGGACTTTGGTGCGTTCGTGACGATCCTGCCGGGCAAGGATGGCCTGGTACACGTCTCGCAGATCTCCTCCGAGCGCGTGGAGAAGGTGTCCGACAAGCTCACCGAAGGTGACGTGGTCATGGTCAAGGTGCTGGAAGTCGACAAGCAGGGCCGGATCCGCCTGTCGATGAAGGCCGTGGAAGAGGGCGAGGGCGCGGAAGGCTGA
- a CDS encoding GntP family permease: MSLLIVLGALSFLMYVAYRGHSVILFAPVAAMGAVLLTDPDLVAPMFTGLFMDRMVGFLKLYFPVFLLGAVFGKLIEISGFSKAIVAATIRLFGPQRAMLSIVTVCALLTYGGVSLFVVVFAVYPFAAELFRQAAIPKRLIPGTIALGAFTFTMMALPGTPQIQNIIPTAFFGTDSWAAPVLGTVGSVLIFAGGMAWLEWRRRKAVQAGEGYGENLLNEPEPFAGEHLAHPLVALLPLVLVGVSNMVFTRIIPGLYGNTVAFNPSSMGEAELIVQEVSRVAAIWAVQGALLVGILAVLLLAWKPVTARFAEGTRAAIGGALLASMNTASEYGFGAVIAALPGFMLVANTLNAIPDPLVNEAVTVTALAGITGSASGGMSIALAAMADSFIANAEAAGIPMDVLHRIAAMASGGMDTLPHNGAVITLLAVTGLSHRQSYGDIFAITVISTSVVFVMIGLHYLTGWV, from the coding sequence ATGTCCCTGCTGATCGTGCTCGGCGCGCTGAGCTTCCTGATGTACGTGGCCTACCGGGGCCACAGCGTGATCCTGTTCGCGCCGGTGGCGGCGATGGGAGCAGTGCTGCTGACCGACCCGGACCTGGTGGCGCCCATGTTCACCGGCCTGTTCATGGATCGCATGGTCGGATTCCTCAAGCTCTACTTCCCGGTGTTCCTGCTGGGCGCGGTCTTCGGCAAGCTGATCGAGATCTCGGGGTTCTCCAAGGCGATCGTGGCGGCGACCATCCGCCTGTTCGGGCCGCAGCGGGCGATGCTCTCGATCGTCACCGTGTGCGCCCTGCTGACCTACGGCGGCGTGTCGCTGTTCGTGGTGGTATTCGCCGTGTATCCGTTTGCGGCTGAACTGTTCCGCCAGGCGGCCATCCCCAAACGGTTGATCCCGGGGACCATCGCACTGGGCGCCTTCACCTTCACGATGATGGCTCTCCCGGGCACGCCGCAGATCCAGAACATCATCCCCACCGCCTTCTTCGGCACCGACTCCTGGGCCGCGCCGGTACTGGGCACGGTGGGCTCGGTACTGATCTTTGCCGGCGGCATGGCCTGGCTGGAGTGGCGGCGTCGCAAGGCCGTGCAGGCGGGCGAAGGCTATGGCGAGAACCTGCTCAACGAGCCGGAGCCTTTTGCCGGGGAGCACCTCGCCCATCCACTGGTGGCGCTGCTCCCGCTGGTGCTCGTGGGGGTGTCGAACATGGTGTTCACCCGGATCATCCCGGGCCTGTACGGCAACACCGTCGCGTTCAACCCCTCCTCGATGGGCGAAGCGGAGCTGATCGTGCAGGAGGTATCACGCGTGGCCGCGATCTGGGCCGTCCAGGGCGCCCTGCTGGTCGGCATCCTGGCGGTGCTCCTGCTGGCCTGGAAGCCGGTGACCGCCAGGTTCGCCGAGGGCACGCGGGCGGCAATCGGCGGCGCCCTGCTGGCTTCGATGAACACCGCATCGGAGTACGGCTTCGGGGCTGTGATCGCCGCCCTGCCCGGCTTCATGCTGGTGGCCAACACCCTCAACGCCATTCCCGACCCGCTGGTCAACGAGGCGGTGACCGTGACGGCGCTGGCCGGCATCACCGGATCCGCCTCCGGCGGCATGAGCATTGCGCTGGCAGCCATGGCCGACAGCTTCATCGCCAACGCCGAGGCCGCCGGCATCCCGATGGACGTGCTCCATCGCATCGCCGCGATGGCATCAGGCGGCATGGATACGCTTCCGCACAACGGCGCCGTCATCACGCTGCTCGCGGTCACGGGCCTCAGCCACCGCCAGTCCTACGGCGACATCTTCGCCATCACCGTCATCAGCACCTCGGTGGTGTTCGTGATGATCGGGCTCCACTACCTCACCGGCTGGGTCTGA